A genomic region of Trifolium pratense cultivar HEN17-A07 linkage group LG3, ARS_RC_1.1, whole genome shotgun sequence contains the following coding sequences:
- the LOC123915014 gene encoding extensin-like: MEGGNGNDDIQCTIAEEKTQNFMSQWSEISEKYNKSLIEIDEKYKQKEKETQRILKEKLQQLSEKYAILQKSRQEMFLKKRRQEMFLVDTTQEKDEEEKTESEKPKPQSLDFDNEKNGLITLPTPSPPSSTPMPPQKPPQVTTTLTASQPTKSPETFSTPPAVLSPPQKPLDQRLHSPLQPPENDSSLIPSSPPPPKPPDLFISQSPPSTPPLPPLLKPPDGVLTLSPPPQQPEKVLFFLPASLRRPPEPPHLHSTPESILPLPPTPPDLISSSDKVLVLPPLPRSHRILHLRR; this comes from the exons ATGGAAGGAGGCAATGGGAACGATGATATACAGTGCACAATTGCAGAGGAGAAGAC TCAGAATTTTATGTCACAATGGTCTGAAATTTcagaaaaatataacaaaagtTTGATTGagattgatgaaaaatataaacagaaagagaaagagacacAGAGAATTCTCAAAGAAAAACTACAACAACTCTCTGAAAAATATGCAATTTTACAAAAGAGCAGGCAGGAGATGTTTTTGAAAAAGAGGAGGCAGGAGATGTTTCTTGTTGACACAACTCAAGAGAAAGACGAAGAGGAGAAAACAGAAAGTGAAAAACCAAAGCCACAATCTCTGGACTTTGACAACGAAAAAAATGGGCTTATTACTCTTCCGACGCCGTCACCGCCATCGTCAACACCAATGCCGCCGCAGAAACCACCGCAAGTCACAACAACTTTGACTGCGTCCCAGCCTACAAAATCACCAGAAACATTCTCTACTCCACCTGCGGTGTTGTCTCCACCGCAGAAACCACTGGATCAACGTTTACACTCACCATTGCAGCCACCGGAAAATGACTCTTCTCTAATTCCGTCGTCACCGCCGCCGCCGAAACCACCGGATTTGTTCATATCTCAGTCTCCACCTTCAACTCCGCCGCTACCGCCTTTGCTAAAGCCACCTGACGGAGTTCTGACTCTATCCCCACCGCCGCAACAGCCGGAAaaggttttattttttctccCGGCATCGCTGCGTCGACCGCCGGAACCGCCGCATCTACATTCGACGCCGGAATCCATTTTACCTCTACCTCCTACGCCACCGGACCTAATATCATCGTCAGACAAAGTTTTAGTTCTACCACCGTTGCCACGAAGCCACCGAATCTTACATCTCCGTCGTTGA